The Virgibacillus sp. SK37 region GCGCCAGCTTCGGTGGAGGCATCCGTGGGATACCACCCTGGCTGTACGACCATTCTAACCCAGGGCCGTGATCCGGTCCGGAGACAGTGTCAGGCGGGCAGTTTGACTGGGGCGGTCGCCTCCCAAAAGGTAACGGAGGCGCCCAAAGGTTCCCTCAGAATGGTTGGAAATCATTCGCAGAGTGTAAAGGCAGAAGGGAGCTTGACTGCGAGACCTACAAGTCGAGCAGGGACGAAAGTCGGGCTTAGTGATCCGGTGGTTCCGCATGGAAGGGCCATCGCTCAACGGATAAAAGCTACCCCGGGGATAACAGGCTTATCTCCCCCAAGAGTTCACATCGACGGGGAGGTTTGGCACCTCGATGTCGGCTCATCGCATCCTGGGGCTGTAGTCGGTCCCAAGGGTTGGGCTGTTCGCCCATTAAAGCGGTACGCGAGCTGGGTTCAGAACGTCGTGAGACAGTTCGGTCCCTATCCGTCGTGGGCGTTGGAAGTTTGAGAGGAGCTGTCCTTAGTACGAGAGGACCGGGATGGACACACCGCTGGTGTACCAGTTGTTCCGCCAGGAGCATAGCTGGGTAGCTACGTGTGGTAAGGATAAGTGCTGAAAGCATCTAAGCATGAAGCCCCCCTCAAGATGAGACTTCCCATCACTTCGAGTGAGTAAGATCCCTCAGAGACGATGAGGTTGATAGGTCCGAGGTGGAAGCGTGGTGACACGTGGAGCTGACGGATACTAATAGATCGAGGACTTAACTAATTTTCTTCTTTGATGGTCGTTGTTTCCCTCTTATTTAGTTTTTAGGGTATAAATTTAAAAAAACCCTTGCATTTTTTCGCGAAAATGCATATAATATGTCTTGTCCTTGTTTTTAAGGATGGTCTGGTAGCAATAGCGGAGAGGTCACACCTGTTCCCATGCCGAACACAGAAGTTAAGCTCTCCAGCGCCGATGGTAGTTGGGACTTTGTCCCTGCAAGAGTAGGACGCCGCCAGGCACTTAAAAAGCATTGTGATACATAACGTATCGCAATGCTTTTTTGTGTATTTATAATATAATAAAAGGCTCTACTTGAAAGTCCTGGATAATATTGTTGTGATTTATAACATATATATTAAAAGGTGATGATTGCTATTGTTGTGCGTACTGCTTTACATAAGGTAAAATATAAGAAAATTAAGTTTGTTAGGGGGGACAGAAACTGGAGGAAATCATAGATTATATAGCTGATGATGATTTTTTTCTAATGATGACAAGAATTATAATAGCGCTTGTGTTATCTGGTCTAATTGGTTTTGAGCGAGAATTAAAAAATCACTCAGCTGGTTTTCGTACTCACATATTAGTAGGTGTTGGAGCATGTCTTATGATGCTTCTATCCCTTTATGGTTTTGAGGATTGGGTTAATAAATATGAAAATATAAGATTTGATCCTGCAAGAATACCTTCCTATGTTATTAGTGGAATTGGTTTTTTAGGGGCTGGCACCATTATTGTTTACGGAGGTACTATTCGAGGTTTAACAACTGCTGCCTCTATATGGACAGTTGCTGGACTTGGGCTGGTAGTCGGAGCTGGAATGTATGCACCGGCTATTTTTACGACTTTTGTAATATTGTTAAGTCTCATATTTTTAAACAATCTCGAAAAACTCTTCACAAACCGAAGTAAAAGTTCATTAATTGAAATTGTAGCTCATCCTCAGTTAGAAATAGGCCAGGTAGTTTCCATCTTTGAAAGCGTCAATCTACAAATTAAAAAGGTGGAGATCATAAAGTTAGAAAATAATATGATAAACATTTTTATTAGAATTGAGCCGGATAAGCAGACAGATCCTGTTTTGGTGTTTAATCGTATTGCGGCAATTGAAGATGTAAAGAGTGTGAATGAATTAAAATAGCACTCTTTTCCTCTCCTAGTTTTCAAACGTTTCATACCCCTTATAAAAAAGTAAACGTTAGCTTTGCGATCAGCAGGTTTCATTTTACCCTTTTTTGTCAAAGATTAATAGTGAACATACTATTTGCATCTTTGTCTTATTATCGTATAATATAGGTAATGTCAAAGATAGTCAAAGTCAAAACATATGTGGTAAGGGGGTGGGCATATGAGTAATATTTCCGATATTATTGAACAGCATTTAAAGGAAATCTTACAAGCAAAAGGCAAAGATGTAATTGAAATAAAAAGAAGTGAGGTTGCAGATCAGTTTCAATGTGTCCCCTCGCAAATAAATTATGTGATTAATACTAGGTTTACTGTGGAAAAAGGTTATATAGTAGAGAGTAAACGTGGAGGCGGTGGCTATATCCGTATTATGCGGGTGAAGCACCAAGACAAATCAGAATTAATTGATGAAATTATTGAAATGATTAATCCAACTGTTACACAGCAGGCAGCTGTAGATATACTTGAACGTCTTCTGGAGGAAGATTTAATTACTACTAGGGAGGCAAAACTCATTCTAAGTGCAATTGGGAGGAATACATTGGCATTTCAGCTGCCGTTGCGGGATGAAGTACGTGCTCGATTATTAACAGCGATGCTTTCAACTTTAAAATATTTAAATGAGTAAGGGGGTATCTGTGGTGGAATGTCAGGAATGTCATGAAAGACCTGCAACACTTCATTTTACTCAGGTGATTAATGGAAATAAGACAGAGGTGCATGTGTGTGAAGTATGTGCTAAGGAAAAAGGTTATATGTCCTATCCAGAGGAAGGTTATTCCTTGCACAATCTTCTCTCAGGGTTATTTAACTTTGATTCTTTGAAACAAGAGTCCAATAATGAAGGTGTGTTTAAGCAAGTAAAAGAATTACAATGCCCAAAATGTGAAATGAGTTATTCGCAATTTAAACGTGTAGGTAAATTTGGTTGTGCGGTTTGTTATGAAACATTTGCTGATCGATTGGATCCAATTTTTAAACGTGTTCATGCAGGTAATACACAACACCACGGAAAGATTCCTAAACGCCAGGGCGGAGACCTTCATAAGAAGAAACAAATTAGTAATTATAAAGCTCAGCTAAGGCACTTAATAGAAAGTGAAGCCTTTGAGGATGCAGCAAAAATAAGAGATAAAATTAAAGCACTTGAAAATGACACGGGTGACTCCTCGGAAGCAGGTGATAACTCATGACATTGCAGAATTTTATGAACGAAGCAATCAGTCCATGGATGCGAGAAGAAGGTCCCGATAATGATATTGTGCTAAGTAGTCGTATTCGTTTAGCGCGTAACTTTGCGAACACAACTTATCCGATTCTGGCTGACCCAAACCAGTTGGAAGAGATCCGGGATTTCTTTAAGGATAATTATGAAAATAAATCGTTCGAGGAATATAAAGATTTTTCATTCCTGCCAATTCAGAATTTATCAGCAGTAGAGCGCCAGGTTTTAGTTGAGAAACATTTAATAAGTCCTCATCTAGTCAAACATGCGGATACTGCAGCTGCTTTAATTTCAGAAAATGAGCAGGTATCTGTCATGATTAATGAAGAGGATCATATTCGAATTCAGTTTTACTTACCTGGCTTTCAGTTAAATAAAGCATTGGAAAAATCCTTTGAATTTGATGATTGGCTTGAAGAAAAAATTAACTATGCTTTTGATGAAACAAGAGGTTATTTGACCAGTTGCCCAACAAATGTTGGAACAGGAATGCGGGCTTCTGTAATGATGCATTTACCTGCTTTGACACTTACAAAGCAAATTAGCAGAATGATTCCAGCGATTAACCAATTGGGGCTTGTTGTAAGAGGTATCTATGGTGAGGGTAGTGAAGCTGTAGGGAATATTTATCAGATATCCAATCAAATCACACTTGGTAAATCAGAAGAAGATATTGTTGAAGACTTACAAAGTGTTGTCGAACAACTCATTGATCATGAACGAAAAGCACGAATGCAAATCATGGAACAATCGAGTAAAAGACTTGAAGATCGTATTTACCGCTCCTATGGTGTTTTAGAATATAGCCGAATAATGGAATCTAAGGAAGCAGCGAAATGCCTTTCCGATGTTCGATTAGGGATAGATTTGGGTATTATTACTAATGTGTCTAAAAACATTTTAAATGAGCTAATGATATTAACACAGCCTGGATTTTTGCAACAATATGCTAGTAAGACATTAAACCCTGACGAGCGTGACATCTTAAGAGCCTCACTTATACGGGAACGATTACAGTTAGAAAAATAGATAGGAGGAATAATTATATGATGTTTGGACGTTTTACTGAACGAGCTCAAAAAGTATTAGCTTTATCTCAGGAAGAAGCAGTCAGGCTCCATCACAATAATATAGGAACAGAGCATATCCTTTTAGGGCTTGTAAGAGAAGGGGATGGCATCGCTGCAAAGGCGCTTCAATCTTTGGGGCTGGAAGTGTCACAGATTCAAGAAGAAGTAGAAAAGTTAATCGGTGTTGGCAAACAACCTATGCAATCCATTCACTATACTCCCAGAGCAAAAAAGGTAGTGGAACTGTCACAGGATGAAGCTAGAAAACTGGGGCATTCTTATGTTGGAACAGAGCATATTCTCTTAGGATTAATCCGTGAGGGAGAAGGTGTCGCTGCCAGAGTACTAAACAACTTGGGTGTAAGCTTGAATAAAGCGAGACAACAGGTGCTTC contains the following coding sequences:
- a CDS encoding MgtC/SapB family protein, translating into MMTRIIIALVLSGLIGFERELKNHSAGFRTHILVGVGACLMMLLSLYGFEDWVNKYENIRFDPARIPSYVISGIGFLGAGTIIVYGGTIRGLTTAASIWTVAGLGLVVGAGMYAPAIFTTFVILLSLIFLNNLEKLFTNRSKSSLIEIVAHPQLEIGQVVSIFESVNLQIKKVEIIKLENNMINIFIRIEPDKQTDPVLVFNRIAAIEDVKSVNELK
- a CDS encoding protein arginine kinase, which gives rise to MTLQNFMNEAISPWMREEGPDNDIVLSSRIRLARNFANTTYPILADPNQLEEIRDFFKDNYENKSFEEYKDFSFLPIQNLSAVERQVLVEKHLISPHLVKHADTAAALISENEQVSVMINEEDHIRIQFYLPGFQLNKALEKSFEFDDWLEEKINYAFDETRGYLTSCPTNVGTGMRASVMMHLPALTLTKQISRMIPAINQLGLVVRGIYGEGSEAVGNIYQISNQITLGKSEEDIVEDLQSVVEQLIDHERKARMQIMEQSSKRLEDRIYRSYGVLEYSRIMESKEAAKCLSDVRLGIDLGIITNVSKNILNELMILTQPGFLQQYASKTLNPDERDILRASLIRERLQLEK
- a CDS encoding UvrB/UvrC motif-containing protein — its product is MECQECHERPATLHFTQVINGNKTEVHVCEVCAKEKGYMSYPEEGYSLHNLLSGLFNFDSLKQESNNEGVFKQVKELQCPKCEMSYSQFKRVGKFGCAVCYETFADRLDPIFKRVHAGNTQHHGKIPKRQGGDLHKKKQISNYKAQLRHLIESEAFEDAAKIRDKIKALENDTGDSSEAGDNS
- a CDS encoding CtsR family transcriptional regulator; this encodes MSNISDIIEQHLKEILQAKGKDVIEIKRSEVADQFQCVPSQINYVINTRFTVEKGYIVESKRGGGGYIRIMRVKHQDKSELIDEIIEMINPTVTQQAAVDILERLLEEDLITTREAKLILSAIGRNTLAFQLPLRDEVRARLLTAMLSTLKYLNE